The Syntrophorhabdaceae bacterium region TTACCATACCGGTGAACCTGGCAGGTCTCCCAGGGATGTCTGTGCCCTGCGGGCTGGATAAAAAAGGCCTTCCGATCGGCTTGCAGATCATCGGGAAACCTCTTGATGAGGCCCTCATGATCCAGGCGGCATACGTCTTTGAGGCAGGGCGGAAGGTACAGAGGATACCGGAAAAATACAGATGAATAACCAATCACCAATTTGTATGAAAAAAAATCCTAAATCCGAATATCGAAACACTAAACAAATTCAAATTTATCAATGTTCAAAATTCAAAACGTGCGTAGGATCTATTGTTTGGGACATTCTATATTTGAGTTTTGATATTGTTTCGGATTTAGATATTCGGATTTCGGATTTACTATGAGCTATCAGTCATGAAGCTATCTATCACATCACATAATGTCCTAAATTTTACGCACGCCCTCAAAGACATGGGTATCGATACGTACATCTTCGACAAGGGCGATTCGATGACCATTTCAAAACTCCAGAAAGAAGTCCGTCAATGCAGGAAATGCGCCCTTGCCGCAACGCGCAGGAACGTTGTCTTCGGCGAGGGAGATGTCAAT contains the following coding sequences:
- a CDS encoding uracil-DNA glycosylase family protein, with product MKLSITSHNVLNFTHALKDMGIDTYIFDKGDSMTISKLQKEVRQCRKCALAATRRNVVFGEGDVNARLVFVGEAPGEEEDIQGRPFVGRAGKLLDQLIE